A single region of the Sorex araneus isolate mSorAra2 chromosome 7, mSorAra2.pri, whole genome shotgun sequence genome encodes:
- the BIN3 gene encoding bridging integrator 3 isoform X2: MKKSTDADLAMSKSAVKISLDLLSNPLCEQDQDFLSMVTALDTAMKRMDAFNQEKVNQIQKTVIEPLKKFGSVFPSLHMAVKRREQALQDYRRLQAKVEKYEEKEKTGPVLAKLHQAREELRPVRDDFEAKNKQLLDEMPRFYSSRLDYFQPSFEALIRAQVVYYSEMHKIFGDLTQQLDQPGHSDEQRERENEAKLSELRALSIVADD; encoded by the exons ATGAAAAAGAGCACCGACGCTGACCTGG CCATGTCCAAGTCCGCTGTGAAGATATCCTTGGACTTGCTCTCCAATCCCCTCTGTGAGCAAGACCAGGACTTCCTGAGCATGGTGACGGCGCTGGACACCGCCATGAAGCGGATGGACGCCTTCAACCAGGAGAAG GTGAACCAGATTCAAAAGACAGTGATCGAACCCTTGAAAAA GTTCGGCAGCGTCTTCCCCAGCCTCCACATGGCCGTGAAGCGGCGCGAGCAGGCCCTGCAGGACTACCGGCGGCTGCAGGCCAAGGTGGAGAAGTacgaggagaaggagaagacggGGCCCGTGCTGGCCAAGCTGCACCAG GCCCGAGAAGAGCTCCGGCCCGTGCGGGACGACTTTGAGGCGAAGAACAAGCAGCTCCTGGACGAGATGCCGCGGTTCTACAGCAGCCGGCTCGACTACTTCCAGCCCAGCTTCGAGGCCCTGATCCGAGCGCAG gTCGTCTACTACTCGGAAATGCACAAGATTTTCGGAGACCTGACCCAGCAGCTCGACCAGCCCGGCCACTCGGACGAGCAGCGGGAACGGGAGAACGAAGCCAAACTGAGCGAGCTCAGAGCCCTCTCCATTGTGGCTGATGACTGA
- the BIN3 gene encoding bridging integrator 3 isoform X1, with amino-acid sequence MSWIPFKIGQPKKQIVPKTVERDFEREYGKLQQLEEQTKRLQKDMKKSTDADLAMSKSAVKISLDLLSNPLCEQDQDFLSMVTALDTAMKRMDAFNQEKVNQIQKTVIEPLKKFGSVFPSLHMAVKRREQALQDYRRLQAKVEKYEEKEKTGPVLAKLHQAREELRPVRDDFEAKNKQLLDEMPRFYSSRLDYFQPSFEALIRAQVVYYSEMHKIFGDLTQQLDQPGHSDEQRERENEAKLSELRALSIVADD; translated from the exons GATACCTTTCAAGATTGGGCAGCCCAAGAAACAGATCGTCCCCAAAACA GTGGAGAGAGActttgagagagagtatggaaaacTCCAGCA GCTGGAAGAACAAACCAAGAGGCTCCAGAAAGACATGAAAAAGAGCACCGACGCTGACCTGG CCATGTCCAAGTCCGCTGTGAAGATATCCTTGGACTTGCTCTCCAATCCCCTCTGTGAGCAAGACCAGGACTTCCTGAGCATGGTGACGGCGCTGGACACCGCCATGAAGCGGATGGACGCCTTCAACCAGGAGAAG GTGAACCAGATTCAAAAGACAGTGATCGAACCCTTGAAAAA GTTCGGCAGCGTCTTCCCCAGCCTCCACATGGCCGTGAAGCGGCGCGAGCAGGCCCTGCAGGACTACCGGCGGCTGCAGGCCAAGGTGGAGAAGTacgaggagaaggagaagacggGGCCCGTGCTGGCCAAGCTGCACCAG GCCCGAGAAGAGCTCCGGCCCGTGCGGGACGACTTTGAGGCGAAGAACAAGCAGCTCCTGGACGAGATGCCGCGGTTCTACAGCAGCCGGCTCGACTACTTCCAGCCCAGCTTCGAGGCCCTGATCCGAGCGCAG gTCGTCTACTACTCGGAAATGCACAAGATTTTCGGAGACCTGACCCAGCAGCTCGACCAGCCCGGCCACTCGGACGAGCAGCGGGAACGGGAGAACGAAGCCAAACTGAGCGAGCTCAGAGCCCTCTCCATTGTGGCTGATGACTGA